Proteins encoded within one genomic window of Odocoileus virginianus isolate 20LAN1187 ecotype Illinois chromosome 2, Ovbor_1.2, whole genome shotgun sequence:
- the SET gene encoding protein SET isoform X1, with the protein MKCPSISYLVRLSDLDCHESRGNGHSCAHLSCILVHTDLTTWEVVSQTWRWEWRDRRMLQAEGSWLFFPSMAPKHQSSLPSQAKKLKKARPTPASRPDEASASSNLPKEEKEQQEAIEHIDEVQNEIDRLNEQASEEILKVEQKYNKLRQPFFQKRSELIAKIPNFWVTTFVNHPQVSALLGEEDEEALHYLTRVEVTEFEDIKSGYRIDFYFDENPYFENKILSKEFHLNESGDPSSKSTEIKWKSGKDLTKRSSQTQNKASRKRQHEEPESFFTWFTDHSDAGADELGEVIKDDIWPNPLQYYLVPDMDDEEGEGEEDDDDDEEEEGLEDIDEEGDEDEGEEDEDDDEGEEGEEDEGEDD; encoded by the exons ATGAAGTGCCCTTCAATCAGTTACCTTGTCAGGTTATCAG ATCTTGACTGTCATGAATCTCGCGGCAATGGACATTCTTGCGCACATTTGTCGTGCATATTGGTGCACACAG ATCTAACTACCTGGGAGGTAGTTAGCCAGACATGGCGGTGGGAGTGGAGAGACCGAAGAATGTTACAGGCTGAG ggttcttggctttttttccccagcatggCCCCCAAACACCAGTCTTCTCTTCCATCCCAAGcgaagaaactgaagaaagccAGGCCGACGCCTGCCTCCAGGCCAGACGAGGCATCTGCTTCTTCAAATTTGCCGAAGGAAG aaaaagaacagcaagaagcaATTGAACATATTgatgaagtacaaaatgaaatagaCAG ACTTAATGAACAAGCCAGTGAGGAGATTTTGAAAGTAGAACAGAAATATAACAAACTCCGCCAACCATTTTTTCAGAAGAGGTCAGAATTGATCGCCAAAATCCCCAATTTTTGGGTAACAACATTTGTTAACCATCCACAAG TGTCTGCACTGCTTGGGGAGGAGGATGAAGAGGCGCTGCATTATTTGACAAGAGTTGAAGTGACAGAATTTGAAGACATTAAATCAGGTTACAGAATAGATTTT TATTTTGATGAAAACCCTTACTTCgaaaataaaattctctccaAAGAATTTCATCTGAATGAGAGTGGTGACCCATCTTCAAAGTCCACTGAAATCAAATGGAAATCTGGAAAG GATTTGACGAAACGATCAAGTCAAACACAGAATAAAGCCAGCAGGAAGAGACAGCATGAGGAACCAGAAAGCTTCTTCACCTGGTTTACTGATCATTCTGATGCAGGTGCAGATGAATTAGGAGAGGTCATCAAAGATGATATTTGGCCAAATCCGTTACAGTACTACTTG GTTCCTGACATGGATgatgaggaaggggaaggagaagaggatgacgatgatgatgaagaggaggaaggatTGGAAGATATTGATGAAGAAGGGGATGAGGATGAAGgtgaagaagatgaagatgatgatgagggggaggaaggagag gAAGATGAAGGAGAAGATGACTAA
- the SET gene encoding protein SET isoform X4, whose amino-acid sequence MSAPAAKVSKKELNSNHDGADETSEKEQQEAIEHIDEVQNEIDRLNEQASEEILKVEQKYNKLRQPFFQKRSELIAKIPNFWVTTFVNHPQVSALLGEEDEEALHYLTRVEVTEFEDIKSGYRIDFYFDENPYFENKILSKEFHLNESGDPSSKSTEIKWKSGKDLTKRSSQTQNKASRKRQHEEPESFFTWFTDHSDAGADELGEVIKDDIWPNPLQYYLVPDMDDEEGEGEEDDDDDEEEEGLEDIDEEGDEDEGEEDEDDDEGEEGEEDEGEDD is encoded by the exons ATGTCGGCGCCGGCGGCCAAAGTCAGTAAAAAGGAGCTCAACTCCAACCACGACGGGGCCGACGAGACCTCAG aaaaagaacagcaagaagcaATTGAACATATTgatgaagtacaaaatgaaatagaCAG ACTTAATGAACAAGCCAGTGAGGAGATTTTGAAAGTAGAACAGAAATATAACAAACTCCGCCAACCATTTTTTCAGAAGAGGTCAGAATTGATCGCCAAAATCCCCAATTTTTGGGTAACAACATTTGTTAACCATCCACAAG TGTCTGCACTGCTTGGGGAGGAGGATGAAGAGGCGCTGCATTATTTGACAAGAGTTGAAGTGACAGAATTTGAAGACATTAAATCAGGTTACAGAATAGATTTT TATTTTGATGAAAACCCTTACTTCgaaaataaaattctctccaAAGAATTTCATCTGAATGAGAGTGGTGACCCATCTTCAAAGTCCACTGAAATCAAATGGAAATCTGGAAAG GATTTGACGAAACGATCAAGTCAAACACAGAATAAAGCCAGCAGGAAGAGACAGCATGAGGAACCAGAAAGCTTCTTCACCTGGTTTACTGATCATTCTGATGCAGGTGCAGATGAATTAGGAGAGGTCATCAAAGATGATATTTGGCCAAATCCGTTACAGTACTACTTG GTTCCTGACATGGATgatgaggaaggggaaggagaagaggatgacgatgatgatgaagaggaggaaggatTGGAAGATATTGATGAAGAAGGGGATGAGGATGAAGgtgaagaagatgaagatgatgatgagggggaggaaggagag gAAGATGAAGGAGAAGATGACTAA
- the SET gene encoding protein SET isoform X6, with translation MGLEEKEQQEAIEHIDEVQNEIDRLNEQASEEILKVEQKYNKLRQPFFQKRSELIAKIPNFWVTTFVNHPQVSALLGEEDEEALHYLTRVEVTEFEDIKSGYRIDFYFDENPYFENKILSKEFHLNESGDPSSKSTEIKWKSGKDLTKRSSQTQNKASRKRQHEEPESFFTWFTDHSDAGADELGEVIKDDIWPNPLQYYLVPDMDDEEGEGEEDDDDDEEEEGLEDIDEEGDEDEGEEDEDDDEGEEGEEDEGEDD, from the exons ATGGGGTTGGAAG aaaaagaacagcaagaagcaATTGAACATATTgatgaagtacaaaatgaaatagaCAG ACTTAATGAACAAGCCAGTGAGGAGATTTTGAAAGTAGAACAGAAATATAACAAACTCCGCCAACCATTTTTTCAGAAGAGGTCAGAATTGATCGCCAAAATCCCCAATTTTTGGGTAACAACATTTGTTAACCATCCACAAG TGTCTGCACTGCTTGGGGAGGAGGATGAAGAGGCGCTGCATTATTTGACAAGAGTTGAAGTGACAGAATTTGAAGACATTAAATCAGGTTACAGAATAGATTTT TATTTTGATGAAAACCCTTACTTCgaaaataaaattctctccaAAGAATTTCATCTGAATGAGAGTGGTGACCCATCTTCAAAGTCCACTGAAATCAAATGGAAATCTGGAAAG GATTTGACGAAACGATCAAGTCAAACACAGAATAAAGCCAGCAGGAAGAGACAGCATGAGGAACCAGAAAGCTTCTTCACCTGGTTTACTGATCATTCTGATGCAGGTGCAGATGAATTAGGAGAGGTCATCAAAGATGATATTTGGCCAAATCCGTTACAGTACTACTTG GTTCCTGACATGGATgatgaggaaggggaaggagaagaggatgacgatgatgatgaagaggaggaaggatTGGAAGATATTGATGAAGAAGGGGATGAGGATGAAGgtgaagaagatgaagatgatgatgagggggaggaaggagag gAAGATGAAGGAGAAGATGACTAA
- the SET gene encoding protein SET isoform X5 has protein sequence MMPRSHQPPPPPHEKEQQEAIEHIDEVQNEIDRLNEQASEEILKVEQKYNKLRQPFFQKRSELIAKIPNFWVTTFVNHPQVSALLGEEDEEALHYLTRVEVTEFEDIKSGYRIDFYFDENPYFENKILSKEFHLNESGDPSSKSTEIKWKSGKDLTKRSSQTQNKASRKRQHEEPESFFTWFTDHSDAGADELGEVIKDDIWPNPLQYYLVPDMDDEEGEGEEDDDDDEEEEGLEDIDEEGDEDEGEEDEDDDEGEEGEEDEGEDD, from the exons ATGATGCCTCGCTCCCatcagccgccgccgccgccacatG aaaaagaacagcaagaagcaATTGAACATATTgatgaagtacaaaatgaaatagaCAG ACTTAATGAACAAGCCAGTGAGGAGATTTTGAAAGTAGAACAGAAATATAACAAACTCCGCCAACCATTTTTTCAGAAGAGGTCAGAATTGATCGCCAAAATCCCCAATTTTTGGGTAACAACATTTGTTAACCATCCACAAG TGTCTGCACTGCTTGGGGAGGAGGATGAAGAGGCGCTGCATTATTTGACAAGAGTTGAAGTGACAGAATTTGAAGACATTAAATCAGGTTACAGAATAGATTTT TATTTTGATGAAAACCCTTACTTCgaaaataaaattctctccaAAGAATTTCATCTGAATGAGAGTGGTGACCCATCTTCAAAGTCCACTGAAATCAAATGGAAATCTGGAAAG GATTTGACGAAACGATCAAGTCAAACACAGAATAAAGCCAGCAGGAAGAGACAGCATGAGGAACCAGAAAGCTTCTTCACCTGGTTTACTGATCATTCTGATGCAGGTGCAGATGAATTAGGAGAGGTCATCAAAGATGATATTTGGCCAAATCCGTTACAGTACTACTTG GTTCCTGACATGGATgatgaggaaggggaaggagaagaggatgacgatgatgatgaagaggaggaaggatTGGAAGATATTGATGAAGAAGGGGATGAGGATGAAGgtgaagaagatgaagatgatgatgagggggaggaaggagag gAAGATGAAGGAGAAGATGACTAA
- the SET gene encoding protein SET isoform X2 — MNLAAMDILAHICRAYWCTQGSWLFFPSMAPKHQSSLPSQAKKLKKARPTPASRPDEASASSNLPKEEKEQQEAIEHIDEVQNEIDRLNEQASEEILKVEQKYNKLRQPFFQKRSELIAKIPNFWVTTFVNHPQVSALLGEEDEEALHYLTRVEVTEFEDIKSGYRIDFYFDENPYFENKILSKEFHLNESGDPSSKSTEIKWKSGKDLTKRSSQTQNKASRKRQHEEPESFFTWFTDHSDAGADELGEVIKDDIWPNPLQYYLVPDMDDEEGEGEEDDDDDEEEEGLEDIDEEGDEDEGEEDEDDDEGEEGEEDEGEDD; from the exons ATGAATCTCGCGGCAATGGACATTCTTGCGCACATTTGTCGTGCATATTGGTGCACACAG ggttcttggctttttttccccagcatggCCCCCAAACACCAGTCTTCTCTTCCATCCCAAGcgaagaaactgaagaaagccAGGCCGACGCCTGCCTCCAGGCCAGACGAGGCATCTGCTTCTTCAAATTTGCCGAAGGAAG aaaaagaacagcaagaagcaATTGAACATATTgatgaagtacaaaatgaaatagaCAG ACTTAATGAACAAGCCAGTGAGGAGATTTTGAAAGTAGAACAGAAATATAACAAACTCCGCCAACCATTTTTTCAGAAGAGGTCAGAATTGATCGCCAAAATCCCCAATTTTTGGGTAACAACATTTGTTAACCATCCACAAG TGTCTGCACTGCTTGGGGAGGAGGATGAAGAGGCGCTGCATTATTTGACAAGAGTTGAAGTGACAGAATTTGAAGACATTAAATCAGGTTACAGAATAGATTTT TATTTTGATGAAAACCCTTACTTCgaaaataaaattctctccaAAGAATTTCATCTGAATGAGAGTGGTGACCCATCTTCAAAGTCCACTGAAATCAAATGGAAATCTGGAAAG GATTTGACGAAACGATCAAGTCAAACACAGAATAAAGCCAGCAGGAAGAGACAGCATGAGGAACCAGAAAGCTTCTTCACCTGGTTTACTGATCATTCTGATGCAGGTGCAGATGAATTAGGAGAGGTCATCAAAGATGATATTTGGCCAAATCCGTTACAGTACTACTTG GTTCCTGACATGGATgatgaggaaggggaaggagaagaggatgacgatgatgatgaagaggaggaaggatTGGAAGATATTGATGAAGAAGGGGATGAGGATGAAGgtgaagaagatgaagatgatgatgagggggaggaaggagag gAAGATGAAGGAGAAGATGACTAA
- the SET gene encoding protein SET isoform X3 — MKCPSISYLVRLSDLDCHESRGNGHSCAHLSCILVHTAKKLKKARPTPASRPDEASASSNLPKEEKEQQEAIEHIDEVQNEIDRLNEQASEEILKVEQKYNKLRQPFFQKRSELIAKIPNFWVTTFVNHPQVSALLGEEDEEALHYLTRVEVTEFEDIKSGYRIDFYFDENPYFENKILSKEFHLNESGDPSSKSTEIKWKSGKDLTKRSSQTQNKASRKRQHEEPESFFTWFTDHSDAGADELGEVIKDDIWPNPLQYYLVPDMDDEEGEGEEDDDDDEEEEGLEDIDEEGDEDEGEEDEDDDEGEEGEEDEGEDD; from the exons ATGAAGTGCCCTTCAATCAGTTACCTTGTCAGGTTATCAG ATCTTGACTGTCATGAATCTCGCGGCAATGGACATTCTTGCGCACATTTGTCGTGCATATTGGTGCACACAG cgaagaaactgaagaaagccAGGCCGACGCCTGCCTCCAGGCCAGACGAGGCATCTGCTTCTTCAAATTTGCCGAAGGAAG aaaaagaacagcaagaagcaATTGAACATATTgatgaagtacaaaatgaaatagaCAG ACTTAATGAACAAGCCAGTGAGGAGATTTTGAAAGTAGAACAGAAATATAACAAACTCCGCCAACCATTTTTTCAGAAGAGGTCAGAATTGATCGCCAAAATCCCCAATTTTTGGGTAACAACATTTGTTAACCATCCACAAG TGTCTGCACTGCTTGGGGAGGAGGATGAAGAGGCGCTGCATTATTTGACAAGAGTTGAAGTGACAGAATTTGAAGACATTAAATCAGGTTACAGAATAGATTTT TATTTTGATGAAAACCCTTACTTCgaaaataaaattctctccaAAGAATTTCATCTGAATGAGAGTGGTGACCCATCTTCAAAGTCCACTGAAATCAAATGGAAATCTGGAAAG GATTTGACGAAACGATCAAGTCAAACACAGAATAAAGCCAGCAGGAAGAGACAGCATGAGGAACCAGAAAGCTTCTTCACCTGGTTTACTGATCATTCTGATGCAGGTGCAGATGAATTAGGAGAGGTCATCAAAGATGATATTTGGCCAAATCCGTTACAGTACTACTTG GTTCCTGACATGGATgatgaggaaggggaaggagaagaggatgacgatgatgatgaagaggaggaaggatTGGAAGATATTGATGAAGAAGGGGATGAGGATGAAGgtgaagaagatgaagatgatgatgagggggaggaaggagag gAAGATGAAGGAGAAGATGACTAA